A part of Sparus aurata chromosome 19, fSpaAur1.1, whole genome shotgun sequence genomic DNA contains:
- the ptchd1 gene encoding LOW QUALITY PROTEIN: patched domain-containing protein 1 (The sequence of the model RefSeq protein was modified relative to this genomic sequence to represent the inferred CDS: deleted 2 bases in 2 codons), with amino-acid sequence MLGSAPGLSGRWERLEPRPRARMLRQVLHAGLRTSFHALGRFVAGHPVFFASAPVLLSILLGASFSRYRVEEDVESLLAPKHSLAKIEGNLVDSLFPVNRSKHALYSDLQTPGRYGRVIVTTRKGSVLDPVHLDTILKLHRRIYQMQVTVPATGLNSFNYSFSYLCLPDDKNVCIIDDIIRAMEEIQSARTSNRSIPILRYPITQLADGRQAYIGHQLGGVQGWGPSGTVRGPGTGARGEGVRSARALQLTYYLQARGGLMDRVASQWENAFCTELQHFAALHPKLGLYPSTSSSLRTDFQFSSVLAHRPLLASLGVCGVLAILCCSMRDCVRSKPWLGLLALLSITLSGLTAAGILNLTGTTYNSTYLGIPFVMLGHGLFGSFEMLSSWRRTREDQHVKERVASVFEDVMLRFSGSTMLHLMTLGLAASPLTNMEAVRLFCRTAALAVTISYVYMLSFYSSCLVFTGYLETGYRHGCFCRRVPKPDRLDSKPAWYRCLMHTRYQDETQVTNPPHGVGHSHAHTPNPNLTHTHAHTHPHTVNNPAVHGHSHVANSTHTHPHPHPHTHSPANMDPHPQDSHLLLGCVRRCYGDWITNTYVKPFVVLLYLVYISFGLMGFLQVSQGSDPSALVAMDTATVLYTRAQQRYFSSYSPVIGFYIYESAPYWNSSVQRDLLEYAKGFQRISWLEAYLNYLSDRNQSTSQPRENFTHTLRHSFLREPQFAHFADDIIFAERGQGEEPDVAASRIFLVAKTTENKREEMSVLLDTLRRLSLTSRVRFLIFNPSFVYLDRYAAAVSSPLRHSLLAVLFLLGLSSLAVVEPLVSVWLGLTLLSVQFGVLGFMTLWGVELDCMSVLCLISALGHSADCSGPLLCGFASGRGDSRTRWVRVALERHGVPSLQTLICYSAALVPVGSVRSNLTRTLFRCLTLTAGCSALHTLAFLPTLLTFLPPSKSRGHRPDGEGQRQEVECVEMNDSTRVVDQITTV; translated from the exons ATGCTCGGCAGTGCTCCGGGGCTTTCCGGTCGGTGGGAGAGGCTCGAGCCGCGGCCGCGCGCTAGGATGCTGCGCCAGGTGTTGCACGCGGGCCTGAGGACCTCCTTCCACGCGCTGGGCAGGTTCGTGGCGGGCCACCCGGTGTTCTTCGCCTCGGCGCCCGTGCTCCTCTCCATCCTGCTGGGGGCCAGCTTCAGCCGGTACCGCGTGGAGGAGGACGTGGAGAGCCTGCTGGCGCCCAAACACAGCCTGGCCAAGATCGAGGGCAACCTGGTGGACAGCCTGTTCCCCGTGAACCGCTCCAAACACGCGCTCTACTCAGACCTGCAGACACCGGGCCGCTACGGGCGCGTGATCGTCACCACGCGGAAGGGGAGCGTGCTGGACCCGGTTCACCTGGACACCATACTGAAG CTCCACAGGCGTATCTACCAGATGCAGGTGACGGTTCCGGCCACGGGCCTCAACAGCTTCAACTACTCCTTCTCCTACCTCTGTCTCCCCGACGACAAGAACGTCTGCATCATCGATGACATCATCCGTGCCATGGAGGAGATCCAGTCAGCTCGCACATCCAACCGCTCCATCCCCATCCTGCGGTACCCAATCACGCAGCTGGCGGATGGGCGGCAGGCGTACATCGGCCACCAGCTGGGCGGCGTGCAGGGTTGGGGTCCCAGCGGGACGGTGCGAGGCCCTGGGACAGGAGCCAGGGGGGAAGGTGTACGTTCAGCCCGGGCGTTGCAGCTCACCTACTACCTCCAAGCCCGTGGCGGCCTGATGGATCGGGTTGCCAGTCAATGGGAGAACGCCTTCTGCACTGAGTTACAGCACTTTGCAGCGTTGCATCCTAAACTGGGGCTCTACCCGTCCACTTCCTCTTCTCTGAGGACAGACTTCCAGTTCTCCTCGGTGCTGGCGCATCGCCCCTTGTTGGCCAGCCTGGGGGTATGTGGGGTGCTGGCCATCCTCTGCTGCTCTATGAGGGACTGTGTGAGGTCTAAACCCTGGTTGGGACTGCTGGCTCTGCTGTCGATCACACTTTCAGGCCTCACTGCTGCTGGGATACTCAACCTGACCGGGACCACCTACAACTCCACATACCTGGGCATCCCTTTCGTCATGCTAG GTCACGGGCTCTTCGGCTCCTTCGAGATGCTGTCATCGTGGAGGCGAACGCGGGAGGACCAGCACGTGAAGGAGCGCGTGGCGAGCGTCTTCGAGGACGTCATGCTGCGTTTCTCCGGCTCCACCATGCTCCACCTGATGACCCTCGGCCTGGCCGCCTCGCCGCTCACCAACATGGAGGCTGTCCGGCTCTTCTGCCGCACCGCCGCCTTGGCTGTCACCATCAGCTACGTTTACATGCTGTCCTTCTACAGCTCCTGTCTGGTGTTCACCGGATACTTAGAGACCGGGTACAGGCACGGCTGCTTCTGCCGGAGAGTCCCAAAACCGGACCGGCTGGACTCTAAACCAGCCTGGTACAGGTGTCTGATGCACACTCGCTACCAGGACGAGACTCAGGTGACCAACCCGCCGCACGGGGTCGGGCACAGTCACGCTCACACACCGAATCCTAATTTaactcacacacatgcgcacacgcACCCGCACACAGTGAACAACCCTGCTGTGCACGGACACAGCCATGTGGccaactccacacacacacatccacacccacacccacacacacattccccgGCCAACATGGACCCCCATCCTCAGGACTCTCACCTTCTGCTGGGGTGTGTGAGGCGCTGCTACGGAGACTGGATCACTAACACCTACGTCAAACCCTTCGTGGTTCTGCTGTATCTGGTTTACATCTCGTTTGGACTGATGGGCTTCCTGCAG GTCTCCCAGGGTTCAGACCCCAGTGCACTGGTTGCCATGGATACAGCT ACAGTACTGTACACCCGTGCCCAGCAGCGTTACTTCAGCTCGTACTCC CCTGTCATTGGATTTTACATCTATGAGAGCGCCCCCTACTGGAATTCCTCTGTGCAGCGGGACTTGCTGGAATACGCCAAAGGCTTCCAGCGAATCAGCTGGCTGGAAGCTTACCTGAACTACCTGTCAGACCGCAACCAGTCCACCAGCCAGCCGCGGGAAAACTTCACCCACACGCTTCGTCACTCCTTCCTCCGCGAGCCGCAGTTCGCTCACTTCGCCGATGACATCATATTTGCGGAGCGCGGTCAGGGCGAAGAGCCCGACGTGGCGGCGTCCCGAATCTTCCTGGTGGCCAAGACGACAGAGAACAAGCGCGAGGAGATGTCAGTGCTGCTGGACACGCTGCGACGCCTGTCACTGACCTCCCGCGTCCGCTTCCTGATCTTCAACCCCTCCTTCGTCTACCTGGACCGCTACGCTGCAGCGGTCAGCTCCCCCCTCAGACACTCACTGCTGGCGGTGCTCTTCCTGTTAGGTCTGTCCTCGCTGGCCGTCGTGGAGCCGCTGGTCTCCGTGTGGCTGGGCCTCACCCTGCTCTCCGTCCAGTTCGGGGTGCTGGGCTTCATGACCTTGTGGGGTGTGGAGCTGGACTGcatgtctgtgttgtgtctgaTCTCAGCCTTGGGGCACTCGGCAGACTGCAGCGGCCCCCTCCTCTGCGGTTTCGCCTCGGGTCGGGGCGACAGCAGGACTCGCTGGGTGAGGGTGGCGCTGGAGAGACACGGGGTCCCCTCTCTACAGACGCTCATCTGCTACAGCGCCGCTCTGGTGCCTGTCGGCTCTGTGCGCTCCAACCTCACACGCACACTGTTTCGCTGCCTCACCCTCACGGCCGGATGCTCGGCTCTGCACACGCTCGCGTTCCTGCCCACCCTCCTCACCTTCCTGCCTCCCTCCAAGAGCCGGGGACACCGGCCGGATGGAGAGGGGCAGAGGCAGGAGGTGGAGTGTGTTGAAATGAATGACAGCACTCGAGTGGTCGACCAGATAACTACCGTCTGA